The Coffea arabica cultivar ET-39 chromosome 8e, Coffea Arabica ET-39 HiFi, whole genome shotgun sequence genome window below encodes:
- the LOC140004126 gene encoding ATP-dependent RNA helicase DEAH13-like isoform X3, which yields MVKKVPHDNITLASPQSVQKCPFKCNSDDKDIKKLKDKVDEDPEVKSKNKSILANSPPEGPITALDGVDVFRRKEDEAQKNSLNCSSSRPFANSPQERALVAPMVVHVSRSKNVENQRKNLPIVMMEQEIMEAINENMSVIICGETGCGKTTQVPQFLYEAGFGSKHSNTQGGIIGVTQPRRVAVLATAKRVAFELGLRLGKEVGFQVRHDKRVGENCSIKFMTDGILLREVQSDFLLKRYSIIILDEAHERSLNTDILIGMLSRVIRERQREFEEQEKKVVSGEYIKPENRIYPLKLVLMSATLRVEDFVSGKRIFHVPPPVIEVPTRQYPVTIHFSKRTEVIDYVGQAYKKVLSIHKRLPPGGILVFVTGQREVEYLCRKLRKASKEIVDKVSKVKNDSTSVSGENPGELNDMKEINEAFEGHDDSGHDITDRFSSYEEDHEDVSDNESDSSHDSEDDSDLEFSNQDENLFNQESMESDSQLANTLQKNGSLASLKAAFEALAGKRTFDPDLEGQKTSSVAPQGGVDESGSTTGNTGKITNDPVAGPISVLPLYAMLPASAQLRVFEAVKEGERLVVVATNVAETSLTIPGIKYVVDTGREKVKKYNSSNGMEAYEIQWISKASAAQRAGRAGRTGPGHCYRLYSSAVFSNIFPDFSSAEISKVPVDGVVLLMKSMHIGKVANFPFPTPPEATAVAEAERCLKVLEALDNKGRMTSMGKAMARFPMSPRHSRMLLTVIQIMRNVNDYARANLVLGYAVAAAAALSLSNPFSMQFGGNHTDGDEFKQGEKAGTRENGKILDREEKQRKKKMKEAAKDSRAKFSNPTSDVLTTAYALQCFELSANPVDFCCDNFLHLKTMEEMSKLRKQLLHLVFSSNSSDLQHDFVWIHGGVDDVEGAWRVSSGKNPLFLNEEEIIGQAICAGWADRVAKRTRSASGLSDGDRKVNAVRYQACMVKERVFLHRWSSVSKSAPEFLVYSELLHTKRPYIHGATCVKSEWLVKYAHSLCSFSAPHSDPKPYYDPQTDLVFNWVTPIFGPHLWQLPLHGSPIKDDMDRVAVFAFSLLDGQVLPCLKSVRKFMAAPPASILRPEASGVKRVGNLLSKLKSGRRVIDSRSMLRQVWKDKRMELFSELQDWFQEGFHDQFEELWKEMQREVLLDPNDRLRKLKKANRRV from the exons ATGGTTAAGAAAGTACCCCATGACAATATCACGTTGGCATCTCCACAATCAGTGCAGAAGTGCCCATTCAAATGCAATTCTGATGATAAGGATATCAAAAAGTTAAAA GATAAGGTTGATGAAGATCCAGAAGTCAAATCTAAGAATAAGAGCATTTTAGCTAACTCACCTCCAGAAGGACCTATTACTGCCCTGGATGGAGTGGATGTGTTCAGGAGGAAAGAGGATGAAGCACAGAAAAATAGTCTTAACTGTTCCAGTTCCAGACCTTTTGCTAACTCTCCCCAAGAAAGGGCTTTGGTTGCCCCAATGGTGGTGCATGTATCTAGATCAAAGAATGTTGAGAACCAAAGAAAGAATCTTCCTATTGTCATGATGGAGCAGGAGATAATGGAAGCTATAAATGAGAATATGAGTGTCATAATTTGTGGTGAGACTGGTTGTGGCAAAACCACTCAAGTTCCGCAG TTTCTCTATGAAGCTGGTTTTGGTTCGAAGCATTCTAATACTCAAGGTGGAATAATTGGTGTGACACAACCACGCCGAGTTGCAGTCCTTGCAACTGCAAAGCGAGTGGCATTTGAGCTTGGCCTTCGTCTGGGCAAGGAGGTTGGGTTTCAAGTCAGGCATGACAAAAGGGTTGGGGAGAATTGCTCCATTAAGTTTATGACTGATGGAATTTTACTTCGGGAAGTCCAG AGTGATTTTTTACTGAAACGCTATTCTATCATTATACTAGATGAGGCTCATGAGAGAAGCTTGAACACTGATATACTCATAGGAATGCTTTCTCGTGTTATACGAGAGCGGCAG AGAGAATTTGAGGAGCAGGAGAAGAAGGTTGTTTCAGGAGAATATATAAAGCCGGAAAATAGGATATACCCATTGAAATTAGTTTTGATGAGTGCTACTTTGCGGGTTGAGGACTTTGTTTCTGGCAAACGAATTTTTCATGTTCCTCCACCTGTAATAGAAGTCCCAACTAGACAATATCCAGTTACTATACACTTCTCCAAGAGAACTGAAGTCATAGATTATGTCGGCCAAGCGTATAAAAAGGTCTTGTCAATTCACAAGAGGCTGCCACCTGGTGGGATACTTGTATTTGTGACTGGGCAGAGGGAGGTGGAGTACCTTTGTCGGAAGTTGCGTAAAGCATCTAAGGAGATAGTTGATAAAGTTTCTAAAGTAAAAAATGATTCGACTTCAGTGTCTGGTGAGAATCCAGGAGAGTTAAATGACATGAAGGAGATAAATGAAGCATTCGAAGGTCATGACGATTCCGGACATGACATAACAGACCGTTTCAGTTCTTATGAGGAGGATCATGAGGATGTGTCTGATAATGAATCAGATTCGTCCCATGATTCGGAAGATGACAGTGATTTGGAATTCTCCAATCAAGATGAGAATTTGTTCAATCAGGAGTCTATGGAGTCTGACAGTCAGCTTGCAAATACTCTACAAAAGAATGGAAGCCTTGCTTCATTGAAGGCAGCCTTTGAAGCTTTGGCCGGAAAAAGAACTTTTGACCCTGACTTGGAGGGACAAAAGACGAGTTCGGTTGCACCACAAGGAGGTGTAGATGAATCTGGTTCCACAACAGGAAATACAGGGAAAATAACAAACGATCCTGTTGCTGGTCCAATATCTGTTCTGCCTCTTTATGCAATGCTTCCAGCATCTGCACAGCTTCGGGTATTTGAAGCAGTCAAGGAAGGTGAACGCCTGGTCGTTGTTGCCACTAACGTAGCTGAAACCTCTTTGACAATCCCAGGTATTAAGTATGTTGTTGACACTGGaagagaaaaagtaaagaagtATAACTCTTCAAATGGCATGGAAGCATATGAAATACAGTGGATTAGTAAGGCTTCTGCTGCTCAGCGTGCTGGAAGAGCAGGAAGAACAGGGCCTGGGCACTGTTACCGCCTTTATTCTTCTGCTGTCTTTAGTAACATATTTCCTGACTTCTCATCTGCTGAAATCTCAAAGGTGCCTGTTGATGGGGTTGTCCTCCTTATGAAATCAATGCATATTGGCAAG GTTGCAAACTTTCCTTTTCCAACTCCTCCGGAAGCCACGGCCGTAGCTGAAGCAGAGCGTTGCCTGAAGGTGCTTGAAGCTCTTGACAACAAAGGGCGGATGACTAGTATGGGGAAAGCAATGGCACGATTTCCTATGAGTCCTCGGCACTCCCGAATGCTCCTAACGGTAATTCAGATCATGCGAAATGTGAATGACTATGCCCGGGCAAATTTAGTTCTGGGTTATGCGGTTGCAGCTGCTGCTGCTTTGAGCCTATCAAACCCTTTCAGCATGCAATTTGGAGGAAACCACACTGATGGGGATGAATTTAAACAGGGTGAGAAGGCAGGCACtagagaaaatggaaaaattttagACAGGGAAGAAAAACagcggaaaaagaaaatgaaagaggcTGCCAAGGATTCTCGTGCTAAGTTTTCTAACCCTACCAGTGATGTTTTGACCACAGCTTATGCTCTACAATGTTTCGAATTGTCAGCAAATCCAGTTGACTTTTGCTGTGATAATTTCTTGCACTTAAAGACGATGGAGGAAATGTCCAAGCTGAGGAAGCAGCTTCTTCACTTAGTATTTAGCTCAAATTCCTCAGATTTGCAGCATGATTTTGTCTGGATTCATGGGGGAGTAGATGATGTAGAAGGCGCTTGGAGGGTTTCTTCAGGGAAAAATCCTCTGTTTCTGAATGAAGAGGAAATTATAGGCCAAGCTATCTGTGCAGGTTGGGCTGATAGAGTTGCTAAACGGACTAGAAGTGCTTCAGGATTATCAGATGGAGATAGAAAAGTCAATGCCGTTCGCTATCAAGCTTGCATGGTAAAAGAAAGAGTTTTCCTCCACCGTTGGTCATCTGTTTCCAAGTCCGCACCTGAATTCTTGGTGTACAGTGAATTACTGCATACCAAGAGGCCATATATTCATGGGGCCACTTGTGTGAAATCAGAATGGCTTGTAAAATATGCTCATTCCTTGTGCAGTTTTTCTGCACCTCATTCAGATCCAAAACCATATTATGACCCTCAAACTGACCTAGTTTTCAATTGGGTCACTCCAATTTTCGGTCCTCATCTATGGCAGCTTCCACTTCACGGTTCACCCATCAAAGATGATATGGATCGGGTGGCTGTATTTGCCTTTTCTTTGCTTGACGGCCAAGTTTTGCCATGCCTAAAGTCTGTCCGGAAATTCATGGCTGCACCTCCAGCTAGCATATTGAGACCAGAGGCATCAGGTGTTAAACGAGTGGGAAATCTGTTGAGTAAATTAAAGAGCGGAAGAAGAGTAATTGACAGTCGTTCTATGTTAAGACAAGTGTGGAAAGATAAACGTATGGAATTGTTTTCAGAATTGCAGGATTGGTTCCAGGAAGGATTTCATGACCAATTTGAAGAGCTTTGGAAAGAAATGCAGCGTGAAGTTCTCTTAGATCCCAATGACCGCTTGAGAAAGTTAAAAAAAGCAAATAGGAGAGTATAG